In Myxocyprinus asiaticus isolate MX2 ecotype Aquarium Trade chromosome 32, UBuf_Myxa_2, whole genome shotgun sequence, one genomic interval encodes:
- the LOC127422756 gene encoding tripartite motif-containing protein 14-like: MQQALACLKGLHLFLTHSREEHRSACRRRTTKHTLTKSIISLSELGEMAEEDFMPLSEEISLFCLASDGRSGTQVTQPFPCSPKLIRKTTGSPKPSEGHLTVWLEELKKEKQRAEAHLESIKKRKANLNTSSEAMKQRVQECFEGLHMALQEDERAVLDMIEQDRMETSSKLNRILQDWNQHLSLLQKYISTMQSVQQSTTESLKQLPEDFTMNSCRKKLDPAEEKIKMNEEKVQKLMKTLRNISKDLKAQLQRKSLLLVSSNVVIDKLTCHKQIKMTSEGRTMCLSAQDRSVPNDPLRFDQLYCALGSVSIKAGQHYWEVDVHCCPAWAVGVAYGSLQRRGQDKESKLGRNRCSWSLEFKDGHLMAWHNDRHVALPVTATRAAPDRVGVFVNYQKGCVIFYDAKTMRMLQEFSAVQTAVFDRTHHHFTEPLYPAFRFYLPRDRNTDHYHMEICDLSL; this comes from the exons atgcagcagGCTTTGGCATGTTTAAAGGGGCTACACCTTTTTTTAACACATTCCAGAGAAGAACACAGAAGTGCTTGCAGAAGAAGGACAACCAAACACACACTGACTAAATCTATTATCAGTCTCTCAG AATTGGGAGAGATGGCAGAGGAAGACTTCATGCCTCTATCTGAGGAAATCAGTTTGTTCTGCCTGGCTTCTGACGGTCGTTCAGGGACACAAGTAACCCAGCCCTTCCCATGCTCTCCAAAACTGATTAGAAAAACAACCGGCTCTCCAAAACCCTCAGAg GGACACCTCACAGTCTGGTTGGAGGAGctgaagaaagagaaacaaagaGCAGAGGCTCATCTGGAATCCATTAAAAAGCGCAAAGCAAACCTGAAT ACGAGTTCAGAGGCGATGAAGCAGCGGGTACAGGAGTGCTTTGAGGGGCTACATATGGCTCTGCAAGAGGATGAGCGTGCAGTTTTGGACATGATAGAGCAAGACCGCATGGAGACCAGCAGTAAACTAAACCGAATTCTTCAAGACTGGAATCAACACCTCAGTCTCCTGCAGAAATACATCAGCACAATGCAATCAGTGCAACAGAGCACAACAGAGAGCCTGAAGCAG CTTCCTGAGGATTTTAC GATGAATAGCTGTCGTAAGAAACTGGACCCAGCTGAAGAGAAGATAAAAATGAATGAAGAGAAGGTCCAGAAGCTCATGAAGACTCTTAGGAACATCTCAAAAGATCTGAAAGCCCAGCTACAACGAAAGAGCCTATTGCTGG TCTCCTCTAATGTGGTGATTGACAAACTGACCTGTCATAAACAGATCAAGATGACCTCAGAAGGTCGAACCATGTGCCTTTCTGCACAGGACCGCTCAGTTCCTAATGACCCTCTAAGGTTTGATCAACTATACTGTGCCTTAGGCTCTGTTTCCATAAAGGCTGGGCAGCACTACTGGGAGGTGGATGTGCACTGCTGCCCAGCATGGGCTGTGGGCGTGGCTTATGGTAGCCTACAGAGGAGAGGACAGGACAAAGAATCCAAACTTGGACGGAACAGGTGCTCGTGGAGCCTTGAGTTTAAGGATGGGCATCTCATGGCCTGGCATAACGATCGACATGTGGCATTACCTGTCACAGCAACTCGGGCAGCACCAGACAGGGTGGGAGTATTTGTAAACTATCAGAAGGGTTGTGTGATATTTTATGATGCCAAGACTATGAGAATGCTGCAGGAGTTCTCAGCCGTACAAACAGCTGTGTTTGACAGAACTCATCATCATTTTACTGAGCCTCTCTACCCAGCCTTCCGCTTCTATTTGCCCAGAGACCGAAACACAGATCATTATCATATGGAAATATGTGACCTCagcctttaa
- the cdca9 gene encoding borealin-2, whose product MAPRRTRKVSQNSDGQSDGQQNFEHKIKLNKRKELFIQQFEKEAQDRINEMETNLNKLLATVDRVFKIELMKMPHSLHTTLIKDLMGDHDTSVGEVTMAITCGSPEFRKPLTRKPSKKGLSDTGAQQRSSGQSKTASLEGTKKRKKTLHASNSTGSLRCASSVGAKRTQGRVAKVSDQAFGLGGKLRQASRSVGDEMMATATIVTSQGETLHLSEDNKDDINVDLLDDSAVGQMRKIKELMEYLCNKVFNHTR is encoded by the exons ATGGCTCCACGAAGAACGAGAAAAGTCAGTCAGAATTCAGACGGGCAGTCCGACGGACAACAAAACTTTGAACATAAGATTAAACTCAACAAGAGAAAGGAACTGTTCATACAGCAGTTTGAGAAGGAAG CTCAGGATCGGATAAATGAAATGGAGACCAATCTCAACAAATTACTGGCAACAGTGGATCGAGTCTTCAAGATAGAGCTGATGAAGATGCCACACTCGCTTCACACCACGCTGATAAAAGACCTAATGGGTG ATCACGACACATCCGTCGGAGAGGTCACGATGGCAATCACG tgtggaTCTCCAGAATTTCGGAAACCCTTAACTCGGAAGCCAAGCAAAAAAG GTTTAAGTGACACTGGAGCACAACAGAGGTCATCAGGTCAAAGCAAGACTGCTTCATTGGAAGGCACCAAG AAACGCAAGAAGACCCTGCATGCCAGTAACAGCACTGGAAGTCTGAG ATGTGCTTCATCTGTCGGTGCAAAAAGAACCCAAGGGCGGGTTGCCAAAGTCAGTGACCAAGCGTTTGGTTTAGGGGGTAAACTGAG ACAAGCAAGTCGCTCAGTTGGTGATGAAATGATGGCTACAGCCACAATAGTAACATCCCAAGGAGAA actctGCACCTTTCCGAGGACAACAAAGATGACATAAATGTTGATCTGCTTGATGATTCGGCTGTAGGTCAAATGCGAAAGATCAAG GAGCTGATGGAGTACTTGTGTAACAAAGTGTTCAATCACACTCGCTGA